CCAACTTTTACTGATCCTTCCAGCAGGGTGGTTTTCATCTCGGGTTCTTCCGTATAGGCATTTACATTAAACTGTGTGCCGAGATCTTCAATCAGTTGGTTGTTTGCCAGTATCCTGAAAGGCTTTTTTTCATTGTGTACTACTTCAAAATAGGCTTCGCCGGAGAGTTCTACTCTTCTTTCATTACCGGTGAAGGCCACCGGGTACCGGATAGATGAAGCGGCATTCAGCCATACACCGGTACCATCCGGTAATACCAGGCGGTATTGACCGCCTTTGGGGGTGGTGAGTGTATTGTAGCCCATGTTTTTATCCGGCTTCCCCGTTGCATATTGCAGCTCTCCGTTCTGTTGGCGGATAGCGATATTACCCTGGCGTATCAGTTGATTACCGGTACTATCCAGCGCCACCACCGTTCCATCAGACAGGGTAAGCAGGGCCTTGTTGCTACCGGGGGCAATATCGATTTGTGTGGCGACAGGCTCGCCGGGAACCGGCGCCGTTCCTTTCTGGAAGAAAAAATAAGCCGCACCGGCTACGGCCAGTACGAGTATGGAAGCAGCTGCCCACCAGCGGGTAAAATCCCTGCGGCGGGGCATTGCTACCACCCTGTCGTCACTGTCATCCATCGCGCAGATCCTGGAAAACAGTTCCTGGCGGCGCATAGGAGTCATATCTACGGTACCATCTTCCGCTTCATAGATATCATCAATCATATGTTGCAGAAGCGTATCATAGTGGCCGGTCCGGATCATGGCAGCCAGTTCCATCCATTCCTCGTTATCCGCCTCATCGGCTAAATAACGATCCATTAATATTTTAAACCGTGTATGATCCATAATATACCCCTCTGATAAATAGAGACGATTGAGTGCGTCAATGGTACGGGTCAGTCAGAAAATATTTTTTGAGCGCAGCAATGTTATTGAAAAACGGCGGCCAGTACCTGAATGGTAATAAGTCCTGCGAAGGTGTCTGAATGGGCATTTAAATACTGCCTGATAGCTTGCAGGGCGGCGGTCAGATGCCCCTTGGTGGTACTTTTGGAGATAGACAGGGATTGAGAGATTTCAGCGATGGACAGGCCCTGTATGCGCACCATTTCATATACCTGCTTTTGCCTGGGCGGCAGTGTATCAATGGCGTTTTGTAGTATTTTATATGTCTGGGAAGTCCGTACACGGTGGT
The Chitinophaga sp. MM2321 DNA segment above includes these coding regions:
- a CDS encoding FecR domain-containing protein, with the translated sequence MDRYLADEADNEEWMELAAMIRTGHYDTLLQHMIDDIYEAEDGTVDMTPMRRQELFSRICAMDDSDDRVVAMPRRRDFTRWWAAASILVLAVAGAAYFFFQKGTAPVPGEPVATQIDIAPGSNKALLTLSDGTVVALDSTGNQLIRQGNIAIRQQNGELQYATGKPDKNMGYNTLTTPKGGQYRLVLPDGTGVWLNAASSIRYPVAFTGNERRVELSGEAYFEVVHNEKKPFRILANNQLIEDLGTQFNVNAYTEEPEMKTTLLEGSVKVGGITLKPGEQARVNKKGETTLLKNVNVADAVAWKNGFFVFRDDNLKTVMRQLSRWYDVEIIYPPDVNNKQQFSGRIDRSLTLAQVLNGLAQTKAHFSIEANRKVIILP